Below is a window of Thermodesulfomicrobium sp. WS DNA.
CTGCGCCTGATGGGCGGAAGCCTCTGCGTGGAGACTGCCCTCGGCCGGGGGACGCGCATGGTGGTGGTGGTGCCGGGCCAGCCCTTTGTGGGGCAGATGGATGCGGGGACCCCGCCTCGCCCCCAGCCGGTGACCGTGGGCCCCACCTGCGCGGGCCGGGTGCGGGTGCTGGTGGTGGAAGACGATGCCGTCAACCGCCTGGTGGCGGTGCGGCTTTTGCGCTCTCAGAACTACGAGGTGCGCGAGGCCGTGAACGCTTCCGAGGCCCTTGCCTGGCTCGCGGAGGAGTGCTTCGACGTGGTGCTCATGGATGTGCAGATGCCGGGCATGGACGGCGTTGAAGCCACCCGCCGCATCCGCGAGTCCCAGACCCCGTATCGCCATATCCCCATCATCGCCATGACCGCCCATGCCTTTGCCGAGGACCGGCAGCGGTTTCTTGCCGCAGGCATGGACGAGGTGCTCACCAAGCCCTTCGATATTTCCATGGTGCAGGCCACCATCTCCGCGGTATTGGCAACGCAGAGCATGAATAGGGAGCAGTCATGAAGAGCTACCGCAGCATGTCTGCCGAGGAGTTGGCGCAGCTCGTCCAAAGTGAAGGCGTGCCGGAGCATGTGCGCCAGGTGATGCTGGAGATCCTCTGGGAGCTCAAACAATATGAGGAGGAGCTGCGTATCCAAAACGAGGAACTGCGTCGGGCGGCCTTGGAACTGGAAACCATGGCCGAGCGCTACACCACGCTTTTCCATTCCGCCCCCTTGGGGCTTGCGGTGGTGGACGCCCATGGACTGGTGCGTCGGGCCAATGCGGCCCTGCTCGCACTCTTGGGGACCACGCGGCAGGAGGTGGAAGGGCATCCCATCACGGTCTTTGTGCACCGCAAGAGTCACGGCGTGTGGATGCAGCAGCTTGCCCAGGCGGCAGGGGGCTATAGCACCCGCGAGCGGCTCCTGCTTGCCCCGGACGAGCATCCTGTGTTGGCGAGCCTTGGTCCCGTCGGAGCGGACGAATTCCTGCTCACCCTGGTGGACCAAGGCGCGGAAGAAGCGGCGCGGGAAGATCAACGCCGCGCCTTGGCCAGCTTCCACACCCTCGTGGAGCGCACGCCCTTGGGGCTGTGCATCACCAATCCCCAGGGCATCTTCGAGTACGTGAACCCTGCCTATTGCCGCTTGTACGGCTATAGCGCCGAGGAACTTGTGGGCCAGCATTTCACCCTGGTGGTGCCGGAAACGCAGCGGGCGGAACTGATTGCCCTGCACGACCGCTTCATCGCCGGCGAGGCGGAACTGCGCGGCGAGTGGGAGGTGGTGCGCAAGGACGGCCAGCGGCTGCATATCCTCGCCGATGCCGCCCGCATCGAAGGCGAGGACGGCGCCCCGCGCAAGGTGACTTTTGTCATGGACATCACCGAACGTGTGGCTGCCGAGCGTTTGCGCCAGGAGATCGAGGCCATCGTGCGCCATGACTTGCGCGCCCCCCTTTCGGGTATCGTGGGACTCACCCCGTTGCTTTTGGAAGACACCAATCTCACCGACGAACAGCGCGAGATGCTTTTGGCCATCCACAAGGCGGGCCGCCGCATGATGCGTATGCTGAGCGAGTCCGTGTCCTTGGTGGCCATGGAGCGCGGCACCTATACGCTTGCGCCCCAGGCCGTGGATCTCATGGGAGTCCTTGATGAGGTGGTTGCCGACCTGGAGGAATTGCGGCGGCGCAAGCATATCGAGATCACTATCCTCCAGTGTTGTGAAACCACCCAATGTCCCGTGCTCGGCGAAGAGGCCCTGCTCTATTCCATCTGCGCCAATTTGCTGCGAAATGCCTTGGAAGCCTCGCCGCAGGGGGCAACGGTGGAGGCGCATATCCGCTGTGGGCCCCAGGTGCTGCTCACGGTGAAGAATCCGGGTTCCATCCCTGAGGACTTTCTCCCCCGTATCTTCGACAAGTTCGCCACCTGGGGCAAAAAGGGCGGAACCGGTCTGGGGACCTATAGCGCCCGGCTCATGGCCCGCACCATGGGTGGGGACGTGGTGGTGGCGAGCAGCGAAGGCGAGGTATGCTTTACGGCGATCCTTCCTTCTGCGGTGTGAGGTGCGCCATGGAAGATTCTCCGTCTGCTGCCAATCTGGACGACGCAGTGTCGCAACCTCAGAGGATCGGGGATGATGCGGCCGTCATCGCCGGCTTGGAGGCCCATGTGCGCCTGTTGCGCCAGGAAGTGCAGCGGGTGCGGGAGCAGGGCGTGCTGTGCAGTGCCCTGATGGCCGAATCCCCGGTGGGGATTGCCGTGTATTCCGCCTTGCAGGGCGGCGAGGACTTCGTGTTCGTGGACCTCAATCCCGCGGGCCAGCGTTTGGTGGACATGAGTCGGGACCAGGTGGTGGGGCGCTGTCTCTCGGAGCTCTTTCCCGGGGTGCGGGCCATGGGCTTGCTGGACGCCCTGGAGGCGGCTTGGCGTACGGGGGAGCCCCAGCGTCTTCCCCCTCGGGAATACCGGGATCGGCGCATTCGGCTATGGGCGGAGAATCACGTGGTGCGCCTCTCTACGGGGCATGTGGCCAGCTTTTTCCTGGACGTCTCGGCGTGGATATGGCGCCGCGTGGAGGATGGCCGGGGCATAGTCCGGTTCCGCCGGCTGTACCAGCGTCTCCATGAAGGTTTTTGTTTCGTGAATCACCTGGGCCAAGTGGTGGAGGCCAATCCCGCCCTGGAGGCCCTTTTGGGCGTGGCCCCGGGCGGGCTTGAGGGCCGCCGCTGGCAGGAGTTGGTGTCCCCTGCGGGCCACGAGGTGATGGCCATCATTGCCCGTCTTCTGGAAGAGCGCGGTTCGTCGCCGGCCATGGAACTGGAGCTTCTGGGCAGCGCCGGGCCGGTGCCGGTGCATCTGTCCGCCTACCGGGAAGAGGACGGCTGGTGGGCCATGGTGCGCGACGCCTCCGAGGCGCGGCGCCTGCGCGAGGTGATCGCCTGGCGGCACTTGGAAGCAACCACCCTGGCGGATCTCTCCCAGTCCTTGCTGACCTGCGAGGACCTGCGCGAGCTGGGGCGGCGCGTGGTGGAGGCGGCGGTACGCCTCACGGACAGCCGTTACGGCTTTGCAGGGTATGTGCGCGAGGATGGCGCCCTGGTGTCGTCGGCCAGCTCGCTCTCCATGCAGCAGTGCGCCATGAAGGACCACGATCTGGTGTTCAGCGGGGTCCGTGGCCTGTGGGCCGAGGCGATGCATACCGGTGCCATGGTGGTGGTGGATGACCTCGCGTCCCATCCCTTGGCGCGGGGGCTTCCTGAAGGGCATGTGCCCATCACCAATTTTTGCGCCTATCCTGTGGTGGATGCCGGCCGGGTGGTGGGAGAGATCGCCGTGGCCAATGCCGCCCAGGGGTACCGGCACGAGCGGGTGGAGTCAGTGCTTGCGCGCCTGGCCACGGTGTATGCCCTGGCCCTGCGCCGCGCTCGTGAGGGGGAAGCCCTGCAGCGCGCCCAAGCACGCATCCAGCAGGAGACGGCCGCGACGTCCGGGCAGGTGCGGCAGATGGTGGAGCGGCTCCTGGTGCCGGTGCAGATCTTGATGGAATTGGCCTCCTCTTTGGAAGACCGGCAATGGGATCCACGCACCCGCGGCTATGTGGAAGGCATCGGCGAATGCGCCCGCGGTCTTCTGCGGAGCCTGCAGCAGGCCGAGCTGGCCTTCGGCCAGGAGATTCGCCTGGACGAAGCGGTCTTTGACCTCCCGGACGCCCTCAAGGACCTCGTGCGCCGCCAGATGCCGCTGTGGACCGCCAAGGGCCTCAGCCTGCACTTGGCCCTGGAGCCGACAGTCCCCCAGTGGGTGCGGGCGGATATGGGGAGCATCCTGCTGATGCTCGAGCAGCTTTTGGCCAATGCCCTGAATCATACCCAAAGCGGCGGGGCCCGCCTGGCGGTCTTTGCCCGGCCTTCGGCAGAGGTCCAGGACCGCATCGAGATCCGCATGTGCGTGGAGGACTCGGGTCTCGGTATCTCCGAGGCCCAGCAGGCGAGTATCGCCGCCTTTTTTCTCCAAGGAAAGGGCGAGGGCGTTGGCACGGGCCTCACCGTAGTGCGCCGCATTCTCACGGCCCTGGAGGGGACGATCCAATTCTCCAGCAGGCTCGGGCATGGGACCGTGGTCTGCGTGACCATTCCCCTGTATCGGGCTCAGCCGCTGCAGGATGCCCCTGCGGTGTTGGTGGTGGATGACGAGCCCTTGCAGCGGGATCTGCTCCGCCGGCTGCTGTTGGGGTTGGGAAGATTTGCCATTCGCGAGGTGGAAAGCGGGGCCGCTGCCCTCCGGGTTCTGGCCCAAGAGCCGGTGCACATGGTGCTGGTGGATATGGATCTTGCGGATATGTCGGGCCTGGAGGTGGCCCGGATCCTGCGGGAGCGCGAACATGCCGCCGGGCAATCGCCCGTGCCGGTGTTTCTGGTGACCGGGTTCGCCCCTGAGGAGCTCCCGGACACGCACCATCCCCAGTGGGGGCCCTTGGTGCAGGGCGTGCTCCAGAAACCGGTGCCGGTGGACAAGCTGCGGACTGCCCTGGAACAGGCAGGTTTGCCTGTGGATGCGCCATGGGACGACGCCGACGCCTTGGCGCAATTGGGCGGAGACCTTCAGCTTCTGAACGATCTGCGCCGGATGTTCGCCGCCGAGGCGCCCCAGCGCCTCTCCGAAGGGCGCGCGGCCCTGGAACGCGGCGATCTTGCCACGGCCCTGCGCATGTTTCATGCGCTCAAAGGCAATGCCGCCACCATCGGCGCCACGGAAGTGAGCACACTGGCCCGCGCCGTCCATGATGCCCTGCGTTTGGGGCAGGTCAACGAGGCGGTGTCTTTGCTGCCTGCCCTGCAGACCGCCTTGGATCGCGTGGGCATGGTCCTTAAGGAGAAGCCCCATGAGTCCACTCTATAGTCTTGCGCATCGCCATGACCGTACCCCGCGGGTGCTCATCGTGGATGACGAAGCCTTTTACCGCACCCAGCTCTCGCGCATGGTGGAAGGCTTCGGCTACCAATGGGTGGCGGTGGCTTCCGGCGAGGAGGCCTTGGATATATTGGACCGCAGCTTCGATGTGGTGCTTTTGGACGTGCTCATGCCCGGGCTCGACGGCTACGAGACCCTCAAGACCATCCGCGGACTGCCCGAGGTCAAGGATATCCCGGTGATCATGGTCACCAGCCTCGACGACCTGGCCACGGAACTGCGCGCCGTGGAGCTGGGGGCCAACGACTACGTCACCAAGCCGGTACGCCATTTGGAGCTGCGCCTGCGCGTGGCCAATTGGATCCGCATGAAGGCCATGGCGGACGAGAACTATGATGTCCGCCGCCACTTGGAAGGGGTGGTGCTGGAGCTGGAGCGCTCCCAGGCGCATGTGCGCGAACTGCTCGAAGAGCGCACCCGGCGTCTGGCCCACGCCCAGGATGCGCTGGAGCAGGAGCGGATCTCCCTGGAGGAGACGCGGCTGCAGCTGCGCCTGCTGGACACAGTGCTCTTGCACTCCTTGCAGGGCATTACCATCACCGATGCCCAGGGCACCATCGTGCGCGTCAATCCGGCCTTTACCGCCATTACCGGCTATAGCGCCGAGGAGGCCATTGGCCAGAATCCGCGGATCCTCAAGTCCCATGTGCATCCGCCCGAGTTTTATGCCAACATGTGGCGCACGCTGCGCGAGACCGGCTTTTGGACCGGCGAGATCTGGAACCGCAAAAAGAGCGGCGAGGTCTATCCGGAGCGCCTCACCATCACCGCATTTGCCGACGATCAAGGCCGGGTGACCCACTACGTGGCCATCTTTCATGATATCTCCGAATACAAGCGCCAAGAGGAACGGCTGCGCTTTCAGGAGTTCCATGACCTGCTCACCGGCCTGCCCAACCGCGCCCTGTTTTTGGACCGCCTGCGCAAGAATCTGTCCGTCGGCAGGCCCGCTGCGGTGTTCTTCGTGGACGTGGACAATTTTCTCCACGTCAACGAAAGCTTGGGGTACACCGCTGGCGACGAGGTGCTGCGGGTGGTGAGCAAGCGTCTGGCCGCAGCAGTGGGGCCGGAGCATACCGTGGCGCGTCTGGCCGGTGACGAATTCGGCGTGCTGGTGCTCGGCCTTTCCCGCACCGAGGACGCCCTGCCCCTCGGCGATCGTCTCCTTCGAGCCTTCCAGCGCCCCATTGTCGTGGCGGGGGAGTCTGTGGTGCTTAGCGCGAGCATCGGGGTGGCCTTGGCCCCCCAGGACGCCACCGAGGCCGAGGGCCTCCTCGGCCGGGCCGAGATGGCCATGCTGCGCATCAAAAAGAGCGGCAAGAATCAGCTCATGTTCTTTGACCCCGAATTGGCGGAGCGGGCGGGATTGCGGCTCAAGCGGGAGATGGACGTGCGCCGGGGCATGGATGCCGGGGAGTTCGTCATGTACTACCAGCCCAAGATCCGTCTTGCCGACGGCGCCATCGCCGGCTTCGAGGCCCTGGTGCGCTGGCGGCGGCCGGACGGCTCCATGGTACCGCCGGGTGAGTTCATCCCCCTGTGCGAGGAGACCGGGCTCATTGTGGACTTGGGCGAGCACATCCTGCGTCTGGTATGCCAGGACATGGGCATCATGGCCCGACATTTGCCCACGGTCCTGCCGGTGGCCTTC
It encodes the following:
- a CDS encoding PAS domain-containing sensor histidine kinase translates to MKSYRSMSAEELAQLVQSEGVPEHVRQVMLEILWELKQYEEELRIQNEELRRAALELETMAERYTTLFHSAPLGLAVVDAHGLVRRANAALLALLGTTRQEVEGHPITVFVHRKSHGVWMQQLAQAAGGYSTRERLLLAPDEHPVLASLGPVGADEFLLTLVDQGAEEAAREDQRRALASFHTLVERTPLGLCITNPQGIFEYVNPAYCRLYGYSAEELVGQHFTLVVPETQRAELIALHDRFIAGEAELRGEWEVVRKDGQRLHILADAARIEGEDGAPRKVTFVMDITERVAAERLRQEIEAIVRHDLRAPLSGIVGLTPLLLEDTNLTDEQREMLLAIHKAGRRMMRMLSESVSLVAMERGTYTLAPQAVDLMGVLDEVVADLEELRRRKHIEITILQCCETTQCPVLGEEALLYSICANLLRNALEASPQGATVEAHIRCGPQVLLTVKNPGSIPEDFLPRIFDKFATWGKKGGTGLGTYSARLMARTMGGDVVVASSEGEVCFTAILPSAV
- a CDS encoding GAF domain-containing protein; translated protein: MEDSPSAANLDDAVSQPQRIGDDAAVIAGLEAHVRLLRQEVQRVREQGVLCSALMAESPVGIAVYSALQGGEDFVFVDLNPAGQRLVDMSRDQVVGRCLSELFPGVRAMGLLDALEAAWRTGEPQRLPPREYRDRRIRLWAENHVVRLSTGHVASFFLDVSAWIWRRVEDGRGIVRFRRLYQRLHEGFCFVNHLGQVVEANPALEALLGVAPGGLEGRRWQELVSPAGHEVMAIIARLLEERGSSPAMELELLGSAGPVPVHLSAYREEDGWWAMVRDASEARRLREVIAWRHLEATTLADLSQSLLTCEDLRELGRRVVEAAVRLTDSRYGFAGYVREDGALVSSASSLSMQQCAMKDHDLVFSGVRGLWAEAMHTGAMVVVDDLASHPLARGLPEGHVPITNFCAYPVVDAGRVVGEIAVANAAQGYRHERVESVLARLATVYALALRRAREGEALQRAQARIQQETAATSGQVRQMVERLLVPVQILMELASSLEDRQWDPRTRGYVEGIGECARGLLRSLQQAELAFGQEIRLDEAVFDLPDALKDLVRRQMPLWTAKGLSLHLALEPTVPQWVRADMGSILLMLEQLLANALNHTQSGGARLAVFARPSAEVQDRIEIRMCVEDSGLGISEAQQASIAAFFLQGKGEGVGTGLTVVRRILTALEGTIQFSSRLGHGTVVCVTIPLYRAQPLQDAPAVLVVDDEPLQRDLLRRLLLGLGRFAIREVESGAAALRVLAQEPVHMVLVDMDLADMSGLEVARILREREHAAGQSPVPVFLVTGFAPEELPDTHHPQWGPLVQGVLQKPVPVDKLRTALEQAGLPVDAPWDDADALAQLGGDLQLLNDLRRMFAAEAPQRLSEGRAALERGDLATALRMFHALKGNAATIGATEVSTLARAVHDALRLGQVNEAVSLLPALQTALDRVGMVLKEKPHESTL
- a CDS encoding EAL domain-containing protein, which encodes MSPLYSLAHRHDRTPRVLIVDDEAFYRTQLSRMVEGFGYQWVAVASGEEALDILDRSFDVVLLDVLMPGLDGYETLKTIRGLPEVKDIPVIMVTSLDDLATELRAVELGANDYVTKPVRHLELRLRVANWIRMKAMADENYDVRRHLEGVVLELERSQAHVRELLEERTRRLAHAQDALEQERISLEETRLQLRLLDTVLLHSLQGITITDAQGTIVRVNPAFTAITGYSAEEAIGQNPRILKSHVHPPEFYANMWRTLRETGFWTGEIWNRKKSGEVYPERLTITAFADDQGRVTHYVAIFHDISEYKRQEERLRFQEFHDLLTGLPNRALFLDRLRKNLSVGRPAAVFFVDVDNFLHVNESLGYTAGDEVLRVVSKRLAAAVGPEHTVARLAGDEFGVLVLGLSRTEDALPLGDRLLRAFQRPIVVAGESVVLSASIGVALAPQDATEAEGLLGRAEMAMLRIKKSGKNQLMFFDPELAERAGLRLKREMDVRRGMDAGEFVMYYQPKIRLADGAIAGFEALVRWRRPDGSMVPPGEFIPLCEETGLIVDLGEHILRLVCQDMGIMARHLPTVLPVAFNVSAVQFDQPQFVETLERTVAAFGVPPHLLEVEITETSIMRDFGQALARLERLASLGFRLHLDDFGTGYASLGYLKQLPIHVLKIDQSFMRGIPGDPKDERLVRTIIDLGRNFALTVLAEGVETAAQVAFLRKGGCDEAQGYFFARPMPLDEALAFVRTCPTCLLAEAESASLGDG